One Methanococcus aeolicus Nankai-3 DNA segment encodes these proteins:
- the npdG gene encoding NADPH-dependent F420 reductase, translated as MKIAILGGTGDQGFGLALRFAKNHDIIIGSRKKEKADSAVVELKKILDDHNIKYNNIVGMDNKEASKEGDLIILSLPYEYTMSTIKEIKEELAGKIVVSIGVPLATAIGDKPTRIVLPPQGSVAEMVQDYLKNSKVVSAFHNVCSKELGCIGDCVECDILVCGNDVNSNKIVVDLAQEIDGVRGIDCGKLELSRYIEQITPLLIGLNIKYKLKGSGIRITGL; from the coding sequence ATGAAAATAGCAATATTGGGAGGAACAGGAGACCAAGGATTTGGATTGGCTTTGAGATTTGCAAAAAATCACGATATAATAATAGGTTCGAGAAAAAAAGAAAAGGCAGATTCTGCCGTAGTTGAATTGAAGAAAATATTAGATGACCATAATATAAAATATAATAACATAGTTGGAATGGATAATAAAGAGGCTTCAAAAGAAGGAGATTTAATTATTTTATCATTGCCTTATGAATATACGATGTCTACAATAAAAGAGATTAAAGAGGAATTGGCAGGTAAAATTGTGGTTTCAATAGGTGTTCCATTGGCAACAGCAATTGGGGACAAACCTACAAGAATTGTTTTACCGCCACAAGGCTCTGTTGCCGAAATGGTGCAGGATTATTTAAAGAATTCAAAAGTAGTTAGTGCATTTCATAATGTGTGCTCCAAAGAATTGGGGTGTATAGGGGATTGTGTGGAATGCGATATATTAGTTTGTGGAAATGATGTTAATTCAAATAAAATAGTAGTTGATTTGGCACAAGAAATAGATGGAGTTAGAGGAATAGATTGCGGTAAATTAGAATTGTCAAGATATATTGAACAAATTACTCCGTTATTAATAGGATTAAATATAAAATATAAATTAAAAGGTTCTGGAATAAGAATAACAGGATTATAG
- a CDS encoding flavodoxin family protein — MKILIICKSVHHGNTKKIADAMAEVLNAEVIAPENVSSEDIKKYDLVGFGSGIYIGKHHKKLLKLADNLPNGENKTVFVFSTSDNWKQNYHKPLMDKLNSRGYKTVGEFNCKGFDDWFIFKLIGGRNKGHPNKKDIENAKKFAENIKNIENI; from the coding sequence ATGAAAATATTAATTATTTGTAAATCCGTACACCATGGAAACACTAAAAAAATAGCAGATGCCATGGCAGAGGTTTTAAATGCAGAGGTTATTGCACCTGAAAATGTAAGTTCCGAAGATATCAAAAAATATGATTTGGTGGGATTTGGCTCTGGAATATATATTGGGAAACATCATAAAAAGCTATTAAAACTTGCGGATAATCTTCCAAATGGAGAAAATAAAACAGTATTTGTATTTTCCACAAGCGATAACTGGAAGCAAAATTACCATAAGCCATTAATGGATAAACTAAATTCCAGAGGATATAAAACAGTAGGAGAATTCAACTGTAAAGGGTTTGATGACTGGTTTATATTTAAATTAATTGGTGGTAGAAATAAAGGACATCCAAATAAAAAAGATATTGAAAATGCAAAAAAATTTGCTGAAAATATAAAGAATATAGAAAATATATAG
- a CDS encoding signal recognition particle protein Srp54 has product MLDKLGSNINNALSKIKNATFVDKKLVKEVIKDIQKALIQADVNVKLVFAMSKEIERKAIYESAPKGLSKKDHIIKIVYDELVKLLGEEGQKLELDPKNKNIILLVGIQGSGKTTSAAKLARTLQKRGFKPALIAADVYRPAAYQQLKQLSEKIHIPLHGDPTKTKTPMEITEEGLKQFKKNDVIIIDTAGRHKEESGLLEEMKEMKEKFNPEEIILVIDGTLGQQAKNQAKAFKDAVENIGSILITKMDGSAKGGGALSAVAEIGAPIKFIGTGEKVDDLEPFDPKKFISRLLGMGDLDSLLEKTEDIIDDDTEESLDAMMRGKFTLNELYSQLEAISKMGSMKQLMAMIPGMGTNLPKGAADITEHKLKKYKIIMDSMTSTEKENPDIIKTSRMKRIAKGAGVKQEEIKELLKYYSTTKNAFQNMKSGKMLKMGGPMGKIMRQLMYKE; this is encoded by the coding sequence ATGCTTGACAAATTAGGTAGCAATATTAATAATGCACTTAGTAAAATAAAAAATGCCACATTTGTAGATAAAAAACTTGTAAAAGAAGTAATTAAAGACATACAAAAGGCACTTATTCAGGCTGATGTAAATGTTAAACTTGTATTTGCCATGAGTAAAGAAATTGAAAGAAAGGCGATATATGAATCCGCTCCAAAAGGACTTTCAAAAAAAGACCACATAATTAAAATTGTATATGATGAGCTCGTAAAATTACTTGGTGAAGAGGGGCAAAAATTAGAGCTTGACCCAAAAAATAAAAATATAATATTGTTGGTAGGTATTCAAGGTAGTGGTAAAACTACAAGTGCGGCAAAGTTGGCAAGAACTCTCCAAAAAAGGGGATTTAAACCAGCTTTAATTGCTGCGGATGTATATCGACCTGCGGCATATCAGCAATTAAAACAATTATCTGAAAAAATCCACATTCCACTGCATGGTGACCCTACAAAAACCAAAACTCCTATGGAAATAACAGAAGAAGGGTTAAAACAATTTAAAAAAAATGATGTAATTATAATTGATACAGCTGGAAGGCATAAAGAGGAATCGGGATTATTAGAAGAAATGAAAGAAATGAAAGAAAAATTTAATCCTGAAGAAATAATATTGGTAATAGATGGAACACTTGGTCAACAGGCCAAAAATCAGGCAAAAGCCTTTAAAGACGCCGTTGAAAACATTGGTAGTATTCTCATTACAAAAATGGACGGTTCTGCAAAAGGAGGGGGTGCCCTAAGTGCTGTGGCTGAAATCGGAGCTCCCATAAAATTCATAGGAACTGGGGAAAAAGTTGATGATTTAGAACCATTTGACCCAAAGAAATTTATTTCAAGATTGCTTGGAATGGGAGATTTAGATTCCCTACTGGAAAAAACGGAAGATATAATTGATGACGATACAGAGGAAAGCCTTGATGCTATGATGAGAGGCAAATTTACATTAAATGAGCTATATTCTCAATTAGAGGCAATATCTAAAATGGGCTCAATGAAGCAATTGATGGCCATGATACCGGGAATGGGCACAAATCTTCCAAAAGGTGCTGCGGATATTACAGAGCATAAATTAAAAAAATATAAAATCATAATGGATTCAATGACTTCAACAGAAAAAGAGAATCCCGACATAATAAAAACATCAAGAATGAAAAGAATAGCAAAAGGGGCAGGAGTTAAACAGGAAGAAATAAAAGAGCTATTGAAATATTATAGCACTACTAAAAATGCCTTCCAAAATATGAAAAGTGGGAAAATGCTTAAAATGGGAGGTCCAATGGGCAAAATAATGAGACAATTAATGTATAAAGAATAA
- a CDS encoding UbiX family flavin prenyltransferase: MKKIIICISGASGIIYAKRLLEVLKNYENIESNLIISKSAQEIIKYELKTSMEEFINLSDNYYDNNDFFTPVASGSNKFDAVLVIPCSMKTLSAIANGYSHNLIGRVCDIALKEQRKLIIMPREMPFSTIHLENMLKLSKYGALIMPPIPAYYNDPKSIEDIVDFIVGRVLDNLDIENNLFNRWKE, translated from the coding sequence ATGAAAAAAATAATTATATGTATTAGTGGGGCAAGTGGTATAATTTATGCCAAACGACTTTTAGAAGTTTTAAAAAATTACGAAAATATTGAATCAAATCTCATAATATCAAAATCAGCCCAGGAAATAATAAAATATGAATTAAAAACCTCGATGGAAGAATTTATAAATTTATCCGATAATTACTATGATAACAATGATTTTTTTACGCCAGTGGCCTCTGGCTCCAATAAATTTGATGCCGTCTTAGTAATCCCCTGCTCAATGAAAACCCTTTCAGCCATAGCAAATGGTTATAGTCACAATTTAATAGGGCGAGTATGCGATATAGCCCTAAAAGAACAGAGAAAATTAATAATAATGCCAAGAGAAATGCCATTTAGCACAATCCACCTTGAAAATATGTTAAAATTATCAAAATATGGGGCCCTAATTATGCCGCCAATCCCTGCATATTATAATGACCCAAAAAGCATTGAGGATATTGTAGATTTTATAGTGGGAAGGGTGTTGGATAATTTAGATATTGAAAATAACCTATTCAACAGATGGAAAGAATAA
- the mmp10 gene encoding methyl coenzyme M reductase-arginine methyltransferase Mmp10 (Mmp10 (methanogenesis marker protein 10) is a cobalamin-requiring radical SAM methyltransferase that creates the methylarginine modification to methyl coenzyme M reductase.): protein MNNIDNMSNFDFGFSEDNLGKKLPQNKNYDKSLLVDLKGEPGKNCGGFCKFCYFRKVNNSNPVPLGCKNCTFQIGCDYCTNSIREINGDFIPLPFAIQQIQNALFFEEYHKINITSGGDVSFYPQLAELCDYIKQLNLKIHLGYTSGKGFKSVETVKQLINCGVDETTFSVFSTNPKIREEWLNDPNAENSLNCLKYLCKYCEVHCAIILVPNVNDGEELKKTINDLIEWGAHAVILMRFANRTKHGLILENEPLIEGEEFEPHDIEAFKNIVKETYEEFGDKIRITGTPLYDPLTNAPFAIAYEEDLLIKLREKIKSEATIITGNISYIYLNKIFKDTPINIVKVNKDISDLITSKDLETVNLDNLTDTVFIPPMAFVHDRAAEEILNRDGKGRIVLRGVDKLTVDGEVSGTMTKEEVLNFELDAFNELIEKINFFGAPCKK, encoded by the coding sequence ATGAATAATATAGATAATATGAGCAATTTTGATTTTGGATTTAGCGAAGACAACCTTGGAAAAAAATTACCCCAAAATAAAAACTACGATAAGTCTTTATTGGTGGATTTAAAAGGTGAACCTGGGAAAAATTGCGGAGGATTTTGTAAATTTTGCTATTTTAGAAAGGTAAATAATTCCAACCCTGTTCCATTGGGTTGTAAAAATTGCACATTTCAAATAGGTTGTGATTATTGCACCAATTCAATAAGAGAGATAAATGGAGACTTTATCCCGCTTCCGTTTGCCATTCAGCAAATACAAAATGCCCTATTTTTTGAAGAATACCATAAAATAAATATAACCAGTGGTGGAGATGTTAGTTTTTATCCTCAATTGGCGGAGCTCTGCGACTACATAAAACAGCTTAATTTAAAAATTCACCTGGGATATACATCTGGAAAAGGTTTTAAATCGGTTGAAACCGTAAAACAACTAATAAATTGTGGAGTAGATGAAACCACATTTTCAGTATTTTCCACAAACCCCAAAATAAGAGAAGAATGGCTAAATGACCCCAATGCAGAAAATTCTCTAAATTGTTTAAAATATCTTTGTAAATATTGCGAAGTTCATTGTGCCATAATTTTAGTGCCCAATGTAAATGATGGCGAGGAATTAAAAAAAACCATTAATGATTTAATAGAATGGGGAGCCCATGCCGTAATATTGATGAGATTTGCGAATAGAACCAAACATGGATTAATACTTGAAAATGAACCATTAATTGAAGGAGAGGAATTTGAGCCCCATGATATCGAGGCATTTAAAAACATAGTAAAAGAAACCTATGAGGAATTTGGAGACAAAATAAGAATTACAGGAACACCATTATATGACCCATTAACAAATGCACCATTTGCAATAGCCTATGAAGAAGATTTATTAATAAAATTAAGAGAAAAAATAAAATCAGAAGCCACCATAATTACAGGAAATATATCCTATATATATTTAAATAAAATATTCAAAGATACCCCAATAAATATTGTAAAAGTAAATAAAGATATTTCTGATTTGATAACTTCAAAAGATCTTGAAACCGTAAATTTAGATAACCTAACAGATACGGTATTTATACCACCAATGGCATTTGTTCATGATAGGGCAGCAGAGGAAATATTAAACAGAGATGGAAAAGGTAGAATAGTATTAAGGGGAGTAGATAAATTGACAGTTGATGGAGAAGTTAGCGGAACAATGACAAAAGAAGAAGTTTTAAATTTTGAATTAGATGCTTTTAATGAATTAATTGAAAAAATAAATTTCTTCGGAGCTCCATGTAAAAAATAA
- the mcrB gene encoding coenzyme-B sulfoethylthiotransferase subunit beta, producing the protein MVKYEDKINLYDAKGNLAEENVPLEAISPLYNPVVKDMVKSIKRTVAVNLAGIEATLKAGTIGGKACRVPGRTLDLPIVDEAEAIMDKVEKILKISEDDDTNIRTINGGKQAVVQVPSKRLDIAAEYSVSMLSTGMALKEAIIDTFDVDMFDGSTVHAAIVGRYPQVMDYMGGNIASLLGAPSNMEGLGYALRNIMVNHYVATTKKNLMNAVAFSSIMEQTAMFEMGDAIGSFERMHLLGLGYQGLNADNIVIDLVKANASGTVGTVVASVVERALEDKVIAEDKTMNSGFTMYKPVDVAKWNAYAAAGLVAASIVNCGAARAAQNVASTILYYNDILEYETGLPGTDYGRSEGTAVGFSFFSHSIYGGGGPGIFTGNHVVTRHSKGFAIPPVTAALCVDAGTQMFSPEKTSALVGAVYSDIPEFREPLKHVIEGAIEIKDKI; encoded by the coding sequence ATGGTAAAGTATGAAGACAAAATAAACTTATATGATGCAAAAGGAAATCTTGCAGAAGAAAATGTACCATTAGAGGCTATTAGCCCCTTATACAACCCAGTTGTAAAAGATATGGTAAAGAGCATAAAAAGAACAGTAGCTGTTAATTTGGCAGGAATTGAAGCTACATTGAAAGCAGGAACAATTGGAGGTAAAGCTTGTAGAGTTCCAGGTAGAACACTTGACTTACCAATTGTAGACGAAGCAGAAGCAATAATGGATAAAGTTGAAAAGATATTAAAAATATCTGAAGACGACGATACAAACATTAGAACAATAAACGGCGGAAAACAAGCTGTTGTGCAAGTTCCATCTAAAAGATTGGATATAGCTGCTGAATATTCAGTATCTATGTTAAGCACAGGTATGGCATTGAAAGAAGCTATTATTGATACATTTGATGTTGACATGTTTGATGGTTCCACAGTGCATGCAGCAATTGTAGGAAGATACCCACAAGTTATGGATTATATGGGTGGAAATATTGCTTCACTCTTAGGAGCTCCATCAAATATGGAAGGATTAGGTTATGCTTTAAGAAACATCATGGTAAATCACTATGTTGCTACAACAAAGAAAAACCTCATGAATGCAGTTGCATTTTCCTCAATTATGGAACAAACAGCAATGTTTGAAATGGGAGACGCAATTGGTTCATTCGAAAGAATGCACTTATTGGGTCTCGGATACCAAGGATTAAATGCAGATAACATTGTAATAGATTTAGTGAAAGCTAACGCAAGTGGAACAGTAGGAACTGTTGTAGCTTCCGTTGTAGAAAGAGCTCTTGAAGACAAAGTAATTGCAGAAGATAAAACAATGAATTCAGGATTCACAATGTATAAACCAGTAGATGTTGCTAAGTGGAATGCTTATGCAGCAGCAGGTTTAGTTGCAGCATCCATTGTAAATTGTGGTGCAGCAAGAGCAGCTCAAAATGTTGCTTCAACAATCTTATATTACAATGATATCTTGGAATACGAAACAGGATTACCTGGAACTGACTACGGTAGATCCGAAGGTACAGCAGTAGGATTCAGTTTCTTCTCACACTCAATTTATGGTGGTGGAGGACCTGGTATCTTTACAGGAAACCACGTAGTAACAAGACACTCAAAAGGATTTGCTATACCGCCTGTAACAGCAGCATTATGTGTAGATGCAGGAACTCAGATGTTCTCACCTGAGAAAACATCAGCATTAGTTGGTGCAGTATACAGTGATATTCCAGAATTCAGAGAACCATTAAAACATGTAATTGAAGGAGCTATTGAGATAAAGGATAAAATTTAA
- the mcrD gene encoding methyl-coenzyme M reductase operon protein D, whose protein sequence is MIEIEVFPHRFLKADTTEKFLNDIYSIETVERVIVHGQPLPKTVYYGPARGTPVNHPERKEVLVNGVPVELTVMAGRFWILLENDNELNKIEEICKSLFPYGYNLNVGKFTRDSPTTTDYMKYGEKLVNSMDRKMIGLTDPRSKFASSVKMIPKNENAECEQN, encoded by the coding sequence ATGATTGAAATTGAAGTCTTTCCCCACAGATTTTTAAAGGCAGACACCACTGAAAAGTTCTTAAATGACATATATTCTATTGAAACCGTGGAACGAGTTATTGTCCATGGTCAGCCATTACCTAAAACCGTATATTATGGTCCTGCAAGAGGCACTCCTGTAAATCACCCTGAAAGAAAAGAAGTTCTTGTTAATGGTGTGCCTGTGGAGCTCACTGTAATGGCAGGTAGATTTTGGATATTGTTGGAGAATGATAATGAATTAAATAAAATCGAGGAAATTTGTAAGTCATTATTTCCATACGGTTACAACTTAAATGTTGGTAAATTTACCAGGGATTCCCCGACCACAACAGATTATATGAAATACGGTGAAAAACTGGTAAATAGTATGGATAGAAAAATGATCGGCCTTACAGATCCAAGAAGTAAATTCGCATCCTCTGTTAAAATGATTCCAAAAAATGAAAATGCCGAATGTGAGCAAAATTAA
- the mcrC gene encoding methyl-coenzyme M reductase I operon protein C, with translation MPVGRKEQIVDCRAVRGLGEGGGLAQRGTFAEGLKNDVVVVAMSPGRRHITKPVCEITYGIREAGIQTSVLVLNAGSGLPHDTPKGSLGSTFGLKPEEAKQVNRHKLCIVHLGNVKSHIIYKARLFLRYVKIPTIIVCQTPIDMEDFAKIGVKTKNVMPVNPDTEGTIVDIITGVVRGESATQLKIDETIEKIKNHLN, from the coding sequence ATGCCAGTTGGTAGAAAAGAACAGATAGTCGATTGCAGGGCAGTAAGAGGATTAGGTGAAGGCGGAGGATTGGCCCAGAGAGGAACTTTTGCAGAGGGCCTTAAAAATGATGTTGTTGTTGTGGCAATGTCTCCTGGGAGAAGACATATCACAAAACCAGTCTGTGAAATTACCTATGGAATAAGAGAAGCTGGAATTCAAACCAGTGTGCTTGTATTAAATGCGGGCTCTGGACTTCCGCATGATACTCCCAAAGGTAGTTTAGGTTCAACCTTTGGATTAAAACCAGAGGAGGCAAAACAGGTAAATCGACATAAACTTTGCATAGTTCATTTAGGTAATGTAAAAAGCCACATAATCTATAAGGCAAGACTATTTCTTAGGTATGTTAAAATACCTACAATTATCGTATGCCAAACTCCCATAGATATGGAGGATTTTGCAAAGATTGGTGTTAAAACTAAAAATGTTATGCCTGTTAATCCCGATACTGAAGGCACCATTGTGGATATTATTACGGGGGTAGTAAGGGGAGAATCTGCTACCCAACTTAAAATTGACGAAACTATTGAAAAAATTAAGAACCATTTAAATTAA
- the mcrG gene encoding coenzyme-B sulfoethylthiotransferase subunit gamma, whose product MAYTPQFCPGSTTVAQNRRDHMNPDVQLEKLREIPDDEIVKVMGHRQPGEDYKTVHPPLEEMDMPEDFVRDIVEPMSGAKEGHRIRYIQFADSMYNAPAQPYDRARTYMWRFRGVDTGTLSGRQVIEMRESNLEEMSKNFCIDTAFFDPATCGMRGATVHGHSLRLDENGLMFDALQRYVFDEKTGHVLYVKDQVGRPLDEPVDFGEPLSTEKLKEITTIYRKDSIAMRDDEEIVTVVKRIHRARTLGGYMPTEKIFEGL is encoded by the coding sequence ATGGCATACACGCCTCAATTTTGTCCTGGTTCAACAACAGTAGCACAGAACAGAAGAGACCACATGAATCCAGATGTTCAATTGGAAAAATTAAGAGAAATCCCTGATGATGAAATAGTTAAAGTTATGGGACACAGACAGCCAGGAGAGGACTACAAAACAGTTCATCCTCCATTGGAAGAAATGGACATGCCTGAAGATTTTGTAAGAGATATAGTTGAACCTATGTCTGGTGCTAAGGAAGGACACAGAATTAGGTATATTCAGTTTGCAGATTCAATGTATAACGCACCTGCTCAACCATACGATAGGGCTAGAACTTACATGTGGAGATTTAGGGGAGTAGATACAGGAACACTCTCAGGAAGACAAGTTATCGAAATGAGAGAAAGCAACCTTGAAGAGATGTCCAAAAACTTCTGTATAGATACAGCATTCTTTGACCCTGCAACATGTGGTATGAGAGGAGCAACAGTACATGGACACTCATTAAGATTGGATGAAAATGGGTTAATGTTCGATGCTCTCCAAAGATATGTATTTGATGAAAAAACTGGTCATGTTTTATATGTAAAAGACCAAGTTGGAAGACCATTGGATGAACCTGTTGATTTCGGGGAACCATTATCCACCGAAAAATTAAAGGAAATAACAACAATATATAGAAAAGATAGTATTGCAATGAGAGACGACGAAGAAATAGTAACAGTAGTTAAAAGAATCCACAGAGCTAGAACTTTGGGAGGATACATGCCTACTGAAAAAATCTTCGAAGGATTGTAA
- the mcrA gene encoding coenzyme-B sulfoethylthiotransferase subunit alpha produces the protein MEAEKKLFLKALKEKFDEDPKEKYTKFYTYGGWKQSKRKTEFVEAAKDIADKRGGMPGYNPDIGVPLGQRKMMSYKLSGTDDYVEGDDLHFMNNAAIQQLHDDIRRTVIVGMDTGHMVLEKRLGVEVTPETINEYMETINHALPGGAVVQEHMVEVDPALAWDSYAKIFTGDDELADELDKRVLVDINKLFPEEQAEELKAAIGKKTYQISRVPTLVGRVCDGGTIARWSAMQIGMSFITAYKLCAGEAAIADFSYAAKHADVIGMGTALPARRSRGANEPGGIPFGILCDVVQTTRISDDPVEQSLEVVATGAMLYDQIWLGAYMSGGVGFTQYATAAYTDDILDDFCYYGLDYVEKKFGRCGTKATMDVVEDIATEVTLYSLEQYDEYPTLLEDHFGGSQRAAVAAAAAGVSVCMATGNSNAGVNGWYLSQIMHKEYHSRLGFYGYDLQDQCGASNSLSIRNDESSPLELRGPNYPNYAMNVGHQGEYAGITQAAHSARGDAFAMNPLIKVAFADPSLIFDFARPRKCCARGALREFEVAGERDPILPAK, from the coding sequence ATGGAAGCTGAAAAGAAATTATTCTTAAAAGCATTGAAAGAAAAGTTTGATGAAGACCCAAAGGAAAAATATACAAAATTCTACACCTACGGCGGATGGAAACAATCCAAAAGAAAAACAGAATTTGTTGAAGCAGCAAAGGATATCGCTGATAAAAGGGGAGGAATGCCGGGGTACAACCCAGATATCGGTGTTCCGCTCGGACAAAGAAAAATGATGTCCTATAAATTATCAGGTACCGACGACTATGTTGAAGGTGATGATTTACACTTTATGAACAATGCTGCTATTCAACAATTGCACGATGACATTAGAAGAACAGTTATTGTTGGTATGGATACTGGACACATGGTATTGGAGAAAAGGCTAGGTGTAGAAGTTACTCCTGAAACCATCAACGAATATATGGAAACAATAAACCACGCTTTACCTGGTGGTGCTGTTGTTCAAGAACACATGGTGGAAGTAGACCCTGCATTAGCATGGGATTCATATGCTAAAATCTTCACAGGAGACGATGAGTTAGCTGACGAACTCGATAAAAGAGTTTTAGTTGATATTAACAAATTGTTCCCAGAAGAACAAGCAGAAGAATTAAAAGCTGCTATCGGTAAAAAAACATACCAAATATCAAGAGTTCCTACATTAGTTGGTAGAGTATGTGATGGGGGAACCATTGCAAGATGGTCTGCTATGCAGATAGGAATGTCCTTCATTACAGCATACAAACTTTGTGCTGGGGAAGCTGCTATTGCTGATTTCTCATACGCAGCAAAACACGCTGATGTTATCGGAATGGGTACAGCACTTCCAGCAAGAAGGTCAAGAGGAGCAAATGAGCCAGGGGGAATTCCATTTGGTATTTTGTGTGATGTTGTTCAAACAACAAGAATCAGTGATGACCCAGTTGAGCAATCATTAGAGGTAGTTGCTACCGGAGCTATGTTATATGACCAAATCTGGTTAGGTGCATACATGTCTGGTGGTGTAGGATTTACCCAATATGCAACAGCAGCATACACTGATGACATCTTAGATGATTTCTGCTACTATGGATTAGACTATGTAGAGAAAAAATTCGGTAGATGTGGAACAAAAGCTACAATGGATGTTGTAGAAGATATTGCAACAGAAGTTACACTTTATTCACTTGAACAATATGATGAATACCCAACATTATTGGAAGACCACTTTGGAGGTTCCCAAAGAGCAGCAGTTGCAGCAGCAGCGGCTGGTGTTTCAGTATGTATGGCAACAGGAAACTCAAATGCAGGAGTTAATGGATGGTATTTGAGCCAAATAATGCATAAAGAATACCACAGTAGGTTAGGATTCTACGGATACGACTTACAAGACCAGTGTGGAGCTTCAAACTCATTATCTATTAGAAATGACGAATCCTCACCATTGGAATTAAGAGGTCCAAACTATCCAAACTATGCAATGAATGTTGGTCACCAAGGAGAATATGCAGGTATCACCCAAGCAGCACACTCTGCAAGAGGAGATGCTTTTGCTATGAATCCATTAATTAAAGTTGCATTTGCTGACCCATCATTAATATTTGACTTCGCACGACCAAGAAAATGTTGTGCAAGAGGAGCTCTCAGAGAGTTCGAAGTAGCAGGAGAAAGAGACCCAATCTTACCCGCAAAATAA
- the mtrE gene encoding tetrahydromethanopterin S-methyltransferase subunit E, whose product MDPTLLALGALALSGAAATVAGCAEDLESDVGSQSNPNSQVQLGPQMGNIHRYFNKAISGEPVSYGLYVAAAGATAWALMGMNLNPILAIIVGSAVAALVHGAYSVSAFLGRIVGQSKNFGQPVYMDVMMGHLGPIVGHGFIAVFCMLFAAYLAVNALGNPFPLPLVALIFGITVGAIGSSTGDVHYGAEREYQKYAFGGGIPVANQGDIDIMAETGIRNGLDSSYFCSKLGGPLTGLAFGLIIFLDGWRSILGNIIGGDLITKAAIAIVVGLIVVITTLLLNRKIEVYARNKFGPYTDR is encoded by the coding sequence ATGGACCCAACATTGTTAGCTCTCGGAGCTCTTGCATTATCAGGAGCCGCTGCTACTGTGGCAGGATGTGCAGAAGATTTGGAATCTGATGTAGGTTCTCAGTCAAACCCTAACTCCCAGGTTCAATTAGGTCCTCAAATGGGGAATATCCACAGATACTTTAACAAAGCTATCTCTGGGGAACCTGTATCCTATGGATTATATGTTGCTGCGGCTGGTGCTACTGCATGGGCATTGATGGGTATGAATTTAAACCCTATTCTTGCAATTATAGTAGGTTCAGCAGTTGCTGCATTAGTTCACGGTGCTTACTCAGTAAGTGCATTTTTAGGTAGGATTGTAGGACAATCAAAGAACTTTGGACAGCCAGTATATATGGATGTAATGATGGGCCATTTAGGCCCTATTGTAGGTCATGGTTTTATTGCCGTATTTTGTATGCTTTTTGCCGCATATTTGGCAGTTAATGCATTAGGAAATCCATTCCCATTACCATTGGTTGCATTAATATTTGGTATTACCGTAGGTGCTATTGGTTCCTCAACAGGGGATGTTCATTATGGTGCTGAAAGAGAATATCAAAAATACGCATTTGGCGGTGGAATACCTGTTGCCAACCAAGGAGATATAGACATTATGGCAGAAACTGGTATTAGAAATGGTTTAGATTCTTCATATTTCTGTTCAAAATTGGGTGGTCCTTTAACAGGTCTTGCGTTTGGTCTTATCATATTCCTTGATGGATGGAGGTCAATACTTGGAAATATAATAGGCGGAGATTTAATAACAAAGGCGGCTATTGCTATTGTGGTTGGTCTTATTGTGGTTATTACTACATTATTACTCAACAGAAAAATCGAAGTATATGCTAGAAATAAATTTGG